The proteins below come from a single Triticum aestivum cultivar Chinese Spring chromosome 5D, IWGSC CS RefSeq v2.1, whole genome shotgun sequence genomic window:
- the LOC123123494 gene encoding dof zinc finger protein DOF2.4, producing the protein MVFSSVPLYHDPPNWNQNHSQQQQQQQQQLQQQQQLSHHGQMFASGGGGGGMEMHHHHQQQQHQQYQQQQHHHQLRPPVPPSGALMAPRPDGMGSAVALSGAGGGGAGAGAGGGPTGGAVVRPGSMTDKARMAKIPQPEPGLKCPRCESTNTKFCYFNNYSLTQPRHFCKTCRRYWTRGGTLRNVPVGGGCRRNKRTKSSKSSSSAASASGGGGTSSSTTSSTTTAGGGNGNGSSAAAAAGAMMSSQGQGHAQMPFFGSLHPLGAGSGDHYGTGASRLGFPGLINSLDPVDYQLGGGGAAAAAMGLSEQWRLPQMQQFPFFGRADGMHQQQQQMAGLYQFDATDASGFAGEMMGGVGGSKQLVPGSAGLITQLASVKMEDNPPSNNAMAGAASAREFLGLPGNIQFWGGGNNGAGGNENGGSHSSGTVAPGGAGGGGGWVDQLPGFNSSSSGNIL; encoded by the exons atggtCTTTTCTTCGGTTCCCCTCTACCATGATCCACCCAATTGGAACCAGAAccacagccagcagcagcagcagcagcagcagcag ctccagcagcagcagcaactcagCCACCATGGCCAGATGTTTGcaagcggtggcggcggtggcggcatggagatgcaccaccaccaccagcaacaGCAACATCAGCAGTACCAacagcagcagcaccaccaccagctgCGGCCGCCGGTGCCGCCGTCCGGGGCGTTGATGGCTCCGCGGCCGGACGGCATGGGTAGTGCGGTTGCTTTGAGCGgcgcaggtggtggtggtgctggtgctggtgctggcggAGGTCCGACGGGCGGCGCCGTGGTGCGGCCAGGGTCGATGACGGACAAGGCGCGGATGGCCAAGATCCCGCAGCCGGAGCCGGGGCTCAAGTGCCCGCGCTGCGAGTCCACCAACACCAAGTTCTGCTACTTCAACAACTACTCCCTCACGCAGCCCCGCCACTTCTGCAAGACCTGCCGCCGCTACTGGACCCGCGGCGGCACGCTCCGCAACGTCCCCGTCGGTGGCGGCTGCCGCCGCAACAAGCGCACCAAGTCCTCCAAGTCCTCGTCCTCCGCCGCGTCGGCTTCCGGTGGCGGCGGGACGTCGTCGTCCACAACATCTTCCACGACCACGGCTGGGGGTGGCAACGGCAACGGCAGCAGCGCGGCCGCGGCGGCCGGGGCCATGATGTCGTCTCAGGGCCAGGGGCACGCGCAGATGCCATTCTTTGGCTCGTTGCACCCGTTGGGCGCCGGCAGCGGGGATCACTACGGCACCGGCGCGTCGAGGCTAGGGTTTCCGGGGCTGATCAACTCGCTGGATCCGGTGGACTACCAGCTCGGCGGAGGCGGTGCCGCGGCCGCCGCCATGGGGCTGTCCGAGCAGTGGCGGCTGCCGCAGATGCAGCAGTTCCCCTTCTTCGGCCGCGCCGACGGCATGCATCAACAGCAGCAGCAAATGGCTGGCCTATACCAGTTCGACGCCACTGACGCGTCCGGCTTCGCCGGAGAGATGATGGGCGGCGTCGGCGGATCCAAGCAGCTGGTGCCCGGATCGGCAGGGCTGATCACGCAGCTCGCGTCGGTGAAGATGGAGGACAACCCGCCGTCCAACAACGCTATGGCGGGCGCCGCCTCGGCCAGGGAGTTCCTCGGCCTCCCCGGCAATATCCAATTCTGGGGCGGCGGCAACAATGGCGCAGGCGGCAACGAAAATGGAGGAAGTCACAGCAGCGGCACCGTGGCTccaggcggcgccggcggaggaggcggctgggTGGATCAGCTCCCCGGGTTCAACTCGTCATCATCGGGCAACATCCTGTGA